A window from Sinorhizobium fredii encodes these proteins:
- a CDS encoding helix-turn-helix domain-containing protein: protein MVENKKKPNPIDIHVGSRIRLRRTMLGMSQEKLGESLGITFQQIQKYEKGTNRVGASRLQNISSILNVPVSFFFEDAPGEGGAGSGMAEAPSSNYVVDFLSSSEGLQLNRAFVKISDPKVRRKLVDLVKALAAEAESE, encoded by the coding sequence ATGGTTGAAAACAAGAAGAAGCCGAACCCGATCGACATTCATGTCGGTAGCAGGATTCGCCTTCGCCGGACGATGCTTGGCATGAGCCAGGAGAAGCTCGGCGAGAGTCTGGGGATCACATTCCAGCAAATCCAAAAATACGAAAAGGGAACGAACCGCGTCGGTGCGAGCCGGCTGCAGAACATCTCCTCCATCCTCAACGTCCCGGTCTCGTTCTTTTTCGAGGATGCTCCGGGCGAGGGCGGCGCCGGATCAGGCATGGCGGAAGCGCCGAGCTCCAATTATGTGGTGGACTTCCTCTCCTCTTCCGAAGGCCTGCAGCTCAACCGGGCATTCGTGAAGATTTCCGATCCGAAGGTCCGCCGCAAGCTGGTGGATCTGGTGAAGGCACTGGCGGCCGAAGCCGAGAGCGAATAG
- the metK gene encoding methionine adenosyltransferase has product MRANYLFTSESVAEGHPDKVCDRISDEIVDLVYREAAKCGVDPWTVRIACETLATTNRVVIAGEVRLPPSLLKKDKNGNDVINPSKFKAAARKAIRDIGYEQDGFHWKTAKIDVLLHFQSAHIAQGVDNAADKQGEEGAGDQGIMFGYACRETAELMPAPIYYSHRILNLLAAARKKGEGDVAKLGPDAKSQVTVRYVDGKPSEVTSIVLSTQHLDDSWDSAKVRKVVEPYIREALDDLKIADDCTWYINPTGKFVIGGPDGDAGLTGRKIIVDTYGGAAPHGGGAFSGKDTTKVDRSAAYAARYLAKNVVAANLAERCTIQLSYAIGVAQPLSIYVDLHGTGKVSEDQVEKAIRKTMDLSPTGIRRHLDLNKPIYAKTSAYGHFGRKAGRDGSFSWEKLDLVKPLKEAISLDSAPISSRAA; this is encoded by the coding sequence ATGCGCGCAAATTACCTGTTCACCAGCGAATCCGTTGCCGAAGGTCATCCGGACAAAGTGTGCGACCGCATCTCCGACGAGATCGTCGACCTGGTCTACCGCGAAGCGGCGAAATGCGGAGTCGACCCGTGGACCGTGCGCATTGCTTGCGAAACGCTGGCGACCACCAACCGCGTCGTCATCGCCGGTGAAGTACGCCTGCCGCCGAGCCTTCTGAAAAAGGACAAGAACGGCAACGACGTCATCAACCCCTCGAAGTTCAAGGCGGCCGCCCGCAAGGCGATCCGCGACATCGGCTACGAGCAGGACGGCTTCCACTGGAAGACGGCGAAGATTGACGTGCTGCTGCACTTCCAGTCGGCGCACATCGCCCAGGGCGTTGACAATGCCGCCGACAAGCAGGGCGAAGAGGGGGCCGGCGACCAGGGGATCATGTTCGGCTATGCATGCCGCGAGACCGCCGAGCTCATGCCGGCGCCCATCTACTATTCGCACCGCATCCTCAATCTGCTCGCCGCCGCCCGCAAGAAGGGCGAGGGCGACGTTGCCAAGCTTGGCCCGGACGCCAAGAGCCAGGTGACGGTACGCTATGTCGACGGCAAGCCGAGCGAAGTCACCTCCATCGTCCTGTCGACCCAGCACCTCGACGACAGCTGGGATTCCGCCAAGGTCCGCAAGGTCGTGGAGCCCTATATCCGCGAGGCCCTCGACGACCTGAAGATCGCCGACGACTGCACCTGGTACATCAACCCGACCGGCAAGTTCGTCATCGGCGGACCGGACGGCGACGCGGGTCTCACCGGCCGCAAGATCATCGTCGACACCTATGGCGGCGCCGCACCGCATGGCGGCGGTGCCTTCTCCGGCAAGGACACGACCAAGGTCGACCGCTCGGCCGCCTATGCCGCCCGCTATCTCGCGAAGAACGTCGTGGCGGCCAACCTCGCGGAACGTTGCACGATCCAGCTTTCCTATGCGATCGGCGTCGCCCAGCCGCTGTCGATCTATGTCGACCTGCACGGTACTGGCAAGGTTTCGGAAGACCAGGTCGAGAAGGCCATCCGCAAGACGATGGACCTTTCGCCGACCGGCATCCGCCGCCACCTCGACCTCAACAAGCCGATCTATGCCAAGACCTCCGCCTATGGCCACTTCGGCCGCAAGGCTGGCCGCGACGGCTCCTTCTCCT